In Dermacentor albipictus isolate Rhodes 1998 colony chromosome 6, USDA_Dalb.pri_finalv2, whole genome shotgun sequence, the following proteins share a genomic window:
- the Cypl gene encoding peptidyl-prolyl cis-trans isomerase-like 1 yields MTGIPDKSWQPPYVTLETTMGDITVELYWKHAPNTCRNFAELARRGYYNNVKFHRIIPDFMIQGGDPTATGRGGASIYGKTFEDEIHPELKHTGAGILSMANSGPDTNGSQFFITLSPTQWLDGKHAIFGRVQSGMTVVHRMGRVPTDNNDVPLEDVKIVRALVRTK; encoded by the exons ATGACGGGCATCCCGGATAAATCGTGGCAGCCACCGTACGTGACTCTAGAAACAAC CATGGGCGACATAACAGTGGAGCTTTACTGGAAGCACGCCCCCAACACGTGCCGAAACTTCGCCGAACTGGCCCGCCGTGGCTACTACAACAACGTCAAGTTTCACAGAATCATACCAGACTTCATGATTCAAGGCGGAGATCCTACGGCCACAG GTAGAGGCGGCGCGTCGATCTATGGCAAGACCTTTGAGGACGAGATACATCCGGAGCTCAAACACACCG GAGCCGGGATACTGTCCATGGCGAATTCCGGTCCAGACACAAATGGCAGCCAGTTCTTCATAACTCTGAGTCCGACGCAGTGGCTGGATGGGAAGCACGCCATCTTTGGTCGCGTACAGTCAGGCATGACTGTCGTTCATCGCATGGGACGAGTGCCTACTGACAACAATGACGTCCCCCTCGAAGACGTCAAGATAGTGCGTGCTTTAGTGCGGACAAAGTGA